In Humulus lupulus chromosome 7, drHumLupu1.1, whole genome shotgun sequence, the following are encoded in one genomic region:
- the LOC133789059 gene encoding auxin-responsive protein SAUR21-like: MAFGLSGFVQGKKALRRSLSGIKEVTLKSATIPKGCLAVYVGEDQKKRYVVPLSYLNEPAFQDLLSMAEEEFGYEHPMGGLTIPCREDIFIDITSQLN, translated from the coding sequence ATGGCATTTGGATTGTCCGGCTTTGTTCAGGGTAAGAAGGCTCTCCGAAGATCACTTTCAGGCATCAAAGAAGTAACCTTGAAGTCTGCAACTATTCCAAAAGGCTGCTTAGCTGTCTATGTTGGAGAAGATCAGAAGAAGCGTTATGTAGTACCTCTTTCATACCTAAATGAGCCTGCATTTCAAGACTTGCTGAGTATGGCAGAAGAAGAGTTTGGATATGAGCATCCGATGGGTGGACTCACAATTCCATGCAGAGAAGACATATTCATTGATATCACATCTCAGTTGAATTGA
- the LOC133790084 gene encoding auxin-induced protein 15A-like has product MGFRFLSAVHAKQLIQRHFSSTKDVPVKGYLAVYVGIESRMKRFVIPVSYLNQPSFQELLNQVEEEFGFNHPMGALTIPCQEDAFVTLISHFSAES; this is encoded by the coding sequence ATGGGTTTCCGATTTCTGAGTGCAGTTCATGCCAAGCAACTGATTCAGAGACATTTTTCAAGCACAAAAGATGTTCCAGTTAAAGGCTATTTGGCAGTTTATGTTGGGATTGAGAGCAGAATGAAGAGATTTGTGATTCCTGTGTCATACTTGAACCAGCCTTCCTTCCAAGAGTTGCTGAATCAAGTTGAAGAGGAATTTGGATTCAATCATCCAATGGGAGCTCTAACAATTCCATGCCAAGAAGATGCCTTTGTCACTCTTATTTCTCACTTCAGTGCCGAATCATGA
- the LOC133790085 gene encoding auxin-induced protein 15A-like has translation MGFRFSSIVHAKQLIKRPFSNSKDVPKGYFAVYVGERRMKRFVIPVAYLNQPSFQELLSQAEEEFGFDHPMGALTIPCTENEFVDRISRLNAC, from the coding sequence ATGGGGTTTCGTTTTTCTAGCATAGTTCATGCTAAGCAACTCATTAAGAGGCCTTTTTCTAATAGCAAAGATGTCCCAAAAGGCTATTTTGCAGTGTATGTTGGAGAGAGAAGAATGAAGAGATTTGTGATCCCTGTGGCATACTTGAACCAGCCTTCATTTCAAGAGTTGCTGAGTCAAGCTGAAGAGGAATTTGGATTTGATCATCCAATGGGAGCTCTTACAATTCCCTGCACAGAAAATGAATTCGTCGATCGAATTTCTCGATTGAATGCCTGTTGA